The genomic interval GATACTTTAATTTTAATACAGCAAAAATTTAAATTCAATGGATTATTACTATTTCTTCTCTTCTTCTCCCTCTGAACTAGTTATTTTTTTTGTGCAATTTTCTGATCCCTTATTCTCTTTCAATTCTACCTTATCAGGATTAGGATTATTTAATATTCCTCCCATAACTAATATTGATAAAAATAAAGTTACTATTTCATTATAATTTGACGGCAAAATGCTCAAATTGAACCCTTCAAGTATTAAAGGTATTAAAGCAAAGATAGCTAACCATAATCTATAGTTCTTTAACATACTCCAATCATGCATATAATCGCTTCCTTTTATAATATTCTACAATTTATTATATTCTTAGCATGATTTTATGGTTATTATCTAAAAAATAAGAAAAATCTTTTTCTAACAAAAAAATCACCTTAATTTTATATCAAATTATACCATGATTAAATATGTAATCATGATGTTAGATTAACAAAATTAGGTGATTTAGCTTTATTTTTACTAAATATCAGCCATTATAAGCTTAGCGCTTTCTGTATTTGTAGCTAGTGGAACCTTATAAACATCACAAAGTCTAAGTAATGCACTAATATCTGGTTCATGAGGTTGAGCTGTTAATGGATCCCTTAAGAAAATTACCATATCAACATCATGGTTTGCTACCATATTTTTTTGTCAGCTTATAAAATAACTTATTTGGTACTTATTTATATTACTTTAAGTATAAATAAGTTAGTATATATTGTCAATCATTATGTAACTATATAAGACAAAAATATGGCTAAGGATTACTCCCTAACCATATAATCTAATTTCTTAATCTAAACATTATATAACAAACAAAACAAAATATATAAAATATAATAATAGTTCTGCAAAACTTAATAAGCCATAGAATAACTCCATAATTAATCCCTCCAGATAATATTTCATCATTCTAATTATTAACATCTAATATGTATTATAAACATTTAAAAAATACTAAATTCACCATTATATTTAACAAATCCAGACTTTGTATTTCTACCCTTATCTGTAGAATAAACTATGTGAAGGACACCGTCTTTTCTGTATATAGGAGTAGCTTTTTCATAAGGGTTTAACGTTCCTATAGGATAACTACAGTCTGAATCTTGATATACTATTTCTGGAGTGCTTCCATTTTGCCATTGGTCTTGATAGAAATATTCTATACAGTTAGTTGCATTTGTAACATATCTTTCTTTAGCTCCATTACTTGTTGGATATTTGATTCTATCTAGTTGTTTACTATAGCTAACATCTAATACTTCTATATTATCTCCTATACTTGCATATCCACCTACTTTATTACCTTCTGAATCTCTAGCATATAAAAAATCATTAATAACTTTA from Clostridium perfringens carries:
- a CDS encoding phage holin family protein — its product is MHDWSMLKNYRLWLAIFALIPLILEGFNLSILPSNYNEIVTLFLSILVMGGILNNPNPDKVELKENKGSENCTKKITSSEGEEEKK